The following proteins are encoded in a genomic region of Diadema setosum chromosome 10, eeDiaSeto1, whole genome shotgun sequence:
- the LOC140233614 gene encoding transcription factor SOX-4-like, whose amino-acid sequence MVPQTLTTNGLIAMQTQGPNSPSDGMSGGGSPDALRQSTLDIAEDICQTNWRGNNGHIKRPMNAFMVWSQIERRKIMETQPDMHNAEISKRLGRRWKTLDDVAKTPYVEEAERLRLLHMAEYPDYKYRPRKKSKPTTKTDSTSKPGSNGSKSKSSKPKSSSSGAKAPKTSGTSLQQHHAQQIVHSGRVEKIPKLKLTIDKKFRESIKASKIVELAPSQLTPPAKVPASPTGSNTDPCHEQSLYEDYSIPPAAYNNAKPYDYGVPSGATTTTCSSPASSDISQQSTMSTNSSVSSMSTSSSYMLDSATSLEDVFPGGITGSEFSNFNFGSLPDDLSPLDSVGSNGSHFEFPDYTTPEVSQLIESDWFSGLPSLMSTAYN is encoded by the coding sequence ATGGTTCCTCAAACACTGACGACTAACGGACTTATCGCCATGCAGACACAGGGACCTAACTCGCCGTCTGACGGAATGTCGGGCGGGGGCTCTCCCGACGCTCTCCGACAGTCGACCCTTGATATCGCTGAGGACATTTGCCAGACAAATTGGAGAGGCAACAACGGTCACATCAAGCGGCCGATGAACGCATTTATGGTCTGGTCGCAGATTGAGAGACGGAAGATCATGGAGACCCAGCCTGACATGCACaatgctgagatatccaagcgACTTGGCAGACGGTGGAAGACTCTGGACGATGTAGCTAAAACTCCGTATGTGGAGGAGGCAGAGAGGCTCCGACTCTTGCACATGGCTGAGTACCCTGACTACAAGTACAGGCCACGCAAGAAGTCCAAGCCAACCACCAAGACCGACTCTACCTCTAAGCCCGGCAGCAACGGCAGTAAGTCCAAATCCAGCAAACCCAAGTCTTCATCTTCAGGAGCAAAAGCTCCCAAAACTAGCGGCACGTCGCTCCAGCAGCACCATGCTCAGCAGATCGTACACTCTGGTCGAGTGGAGAAAATCCCCAAGCTCAAACTTACCATCGATAAGAAATTCCGTGAAAGCATCAAGGCGAGCAAGATCGTGGAGCTTGCGCCCAGCCAGCTGACTCCTCCAGCCAAAGTCCCCGCCAGCCCCACTGGATCCAACACCGACCCATGCCACGAACAGAGTCTCTACGAGGATTACTCCATCCCGCCTGCCGCCTACAACAACGCCAAGCCATACGACTACGGCGTGCCTAGTGGCGCTACCACGACGACCTGCTCGAGCCCGGCCTCATCAGACATTTCTCAGCAATCTACGATGTCGACCAACTCCTCAGTTTCATCGATGTCCACCTCCTCGTCGTACATGCTTGATTCAGCGACATCTCTCGAGGACGTATTCCCGGGTGGCATCACTGGTTCGGAATTTAGCAATTTCAATTTCGGCTCATTACCAGACGATTTGAGTCCGCTCGACTCCGTGGGAAGCAATGGTAGCCATTTTGAGTTTCCAGATTACACGACACCCGAGGTAAGCCAACTTATAGAGTCAGACTGGTTTAGTGGACTTCCATCCTTGATGTCGACGGCATACAACTAG